In a genomic window of Choristoneura fumiferana chromosome 19, NRCan_CFum_1, whole genome shotgun sequence:
- the LOC141438719 gene encoding uncharacterized protein, whose amino-acid sequence MQPFQSSAREGPRESSPERASSPDTPAAPAPVLNFSIARLMEPDRKKSVSPEPPPPPGFLSYGAQLLDSAFKQYIPAARRQLVSHYPLLYYGPDLVSLTYAHQLHLPRPPPPSSPVQRPPSPRVPAADHAVSSTTGPTPSPAKNKSFACGDCGKVFNAHYNLTRHMPVHTGARPFVCKICGKGFRQASTLCRHKIIHTSEKPHKCLTCGKAFNRSSTLNTHARIHAGYKPFVCEFCGKGFHQKGNYKNHRLTHSGEKAYKCSICNKAFHQIYNLTFHMHTHNERKPFTCSICAKGFCRNFDLKKHTRKLHLGANSSNNDSSLDTQDESTQEASSPGEDRPAFRPFLGSPYPRLLDPARLPAPNTFFSKLL is encoded by the coding sequence ATGCAGCCGTTCCAGTCTTCGGCGCGGGAGGGCCCGCGCGAGTCCTCCCCCGAGCGTGCCTCCTCCCCCGACACCCCCGCAGCCCCCGCGCCCGTCCTGAACTTCTCCATCGCTCGTCTCATGGAGCCTGACCGCAAGAAATCCGTGTCTCccgagccgccgccgccgcccgggTTCCTGTCCTACGGGGCTCAGTTACTCGATTCTGCTTTCAAACAGTACATACCAGCAGCTCGGAGGCAGCTGGTGTCTCACTATCCTCTGTTATATTACGGGCCTGATCTGGTGTCTTTGACGTACGCTCACCAGTTACACTtgccgcggccgccgccgccgtcgtCGCCGGTGCAGCGGCCGCCGAGCCCGCGCGTCCCCGCCGCTGACCACGCTGTCTCCTCCACAACAGGCCCGACGCCCTCCCCAGCGAAGAACAAAAGCTTTGCTTGCGGAGACTGTGGCAAAGTCTTCAACGCGCATTACAATCTGACGCGGCACATGCCAGTCCATACGGGAGCGCGCCCGTTCGTCTGCAAGATCTGTGGAAAAGGCTTCCGACAAGCTTCAACGCTGTGCCGACACAAAATCATCCATACGTCCGAAAAACCTCATAAATGTCTCACGTGCGGCAAGGCGTTCAACAGATCCTCTACCCTGAACACGCACGCGCGCATCCACGCAGGATACAAGCCCTTCGTCTGTGAATTCTGCGGAAAAGGGTTCCATCAAAAGGGGAACTACAAGAACCACAGGTTAACTCATAGCGGGGAGAAAGCCTACAAGTGCAGTATCTGCAACAAGGCGTTCCATCAGATCTACAATCTGACCTTCCACATGCACACCCACAATGAGCGGAAACCGTTCACTTGCAGCATTTGTGCGAAAGGTTTCTGCCGGAATTTCGATTTGAAGAAGCACACGAGGAAGTTACATTTAGGGGCGAACTCTTCGAACAATGACTCATCCTTGGACACTCAGGACGAGTCTACGCAGGAGGCAAGTAGTCCGGGAGAGGATCGTCCAGCTTTCCGTCCATTCCTGGGCTCCCCGTACCCTCGGCTGCTCGACCCCGCGCGGCTTCCCGCGCCCAACACGTTCTTCTCCAAACTGTTGTGA
- the LOC141438682 gene encoding uncharacterized protein, protein MSNLDNEELLIECTPPDIIVEAQNASDSLLPSKSKDKYMQAYANFIQWKNSKNASSFSENVFMAYFSELAKRYKPSSLWCIYSMLKSTVQNKNAIDIKAYTNLTAFLKRRSDGFYSRKSKVLTPNEVEKFIKEAPDNQYLATKVALIFGITGACRRQELNNITTKDIENHGEMLLVKIPNTKNKIPRSFTIHGPFYEIVKKYESLRSTKGKSDRFFQNFQNGKCTSQPIGVNKFGSMPREIAKFLGLPQADAYTGHSFRRTSATLLANSGADILTLKRHGGWRSNNVAESYIEDSIQNKADISAKITQAIHLEPQSKKFCPEPRPSTSYANDDLGFHTFANDETQCSSTSFQNVALSPTFTNTQEQSNEIINNTIKHTVQMPHKAVAYHFNNCTFNNCFNN, encoded by the exons atgtcgAATTTAGATAACGAAGAATTACTTATCGAGTGTACGCCGCCAGATATCATAGTTGAAGCGCAAAATGCGAGTGATAGTCTTTTGCCCTCAAAATCAAAAGATAAATACATGCAAGCCTACGCAAATTTCATTCAATggaaaaatagcaaaaatgcaAGCTCTTTCTCAGAAAACGTGTTCATGGCTTACTTTAGTGAACTGGCGAAGAGGTATAAACCTAGTTCGCTTTGGTGTATATATTCTATGTTGAAGAGTACCGTGcagaataaaaatgcaattgacATCAAAGCGTACACCAATCTAACTGCATTCTTGAAAAGACgttcagacggcttttacagtcGAAAATCCAAGGTTTTAACACCTAATGAAGTGGAGAAGTTCATTAAAGAAGCACCGGATAATCAATATCTAGCGACAAAG gtcGCATTAATATTCGGAATTACTGGTGCCTGTAGGCGTCAGGAATTAAACAACATTACGACAAAAGATATAGAGAATCACGGAGAGATGCTACTTGTCAAAATTCcgaacactaaaaataaaattcctcGGTCATTTACTATTCACGGACCATTTTATGAAAtagtgaaaaaatatgaaagtttacgTTCAACAAAAGGAAAATCTGACCGGTTCTTCCAAAATTTTCAAAACGGCAAATGCACGAGTCAGCCTATCGGAGTGAACAAATTTGGATCGATGCCTAGAGAAATTGCCAAGTTTTTAGGCTTACCACAGGCTGACGCTTACACCGGACACAGTTTTAGGCGGACTTCAGCTACATTGCTGGCTAATTCAGGAGCCGATATATTGACTTTAAAACGCCATGGGGGATGGCGATCTAATAATGTCGCCGAGTCATATATTGAGGACTCCATCCAAAATAAAGCCGACATAAGTGCCAAAATAACACAAGCAATCCATTTGGAGCCACAATCCAAGAAGTTCTGCCCTGAACCGCGTCCTTCCACCTCATATGCCAATGATGATTTGGGATTTCATACGTTTGCTAATGATGAAACGCAATGTTCTTCTACCTCCTTTCAGAATGTTGCATTATCACCGACATTTACAAATACCCAAGAACAAAgcaatgaaataattaataatacaattaaacatACAGTACAAATGCCTCATAAGGCGGTAGCATATCATTTCAATAATTGTACTTTTAATAACTGTTtcaataattaa